The DNA region AGGCTGGGGGAAAGTTCATGTTTTTGGCAATCTGGGGATGGGTATTTAACTTGTGCTCTGCTCTCTCCTGCTTCCGGAAGATGAATTCcatccctgcctccttcctcacCATCCGTCCCAGTCGTCTCCCACCTCAAGCTCAATGTAACACTTTGCTCTTTTCACAGTTTCTCATTactaagttttaaaaacattgccTAACTGGTAATTACAATCTGAAACAATTCTTTTGGGGGAGCCCTGGGCTATTGCTGGCTGGTAATCTTTCAGGAATgtcagagagaggggagggaacaGAGATTCTAAAGAAACTTCGGAGACAAGGGTTTGTGTCTCCTTTCATCCCTCTCCTCCCTGTTCCTGGCCTGTCCCTCTATCCCCATCCTTGGTGAGGGAGGTGGGGAACCACCTACCCTCCTGACTTCACCCTCCCTTTTCTTGGGTCACTTTCCCATCCTCTGCAACTCTTACCTTAGTTCTACAGTTCCCCAGCCCTACCCATTTTTTGCTTAAATGGGAAATCACCTTCCCCTTCAAAGGGGATGTCTGAATTCTGGCAAATTCTGTTCAAAGAAATCAATGAGAAACAGACTTGAGGAAGGGCTTTTCCATAGGTGACCTCCAGCCTGGGCTAAGGCACCTCTATGTCAGCCCCTCAGAGGCAGCCTTGTGGTTTCTCATTATCCTTTAGGGGGTTCCACTTGGACTCATTCTTGTCATTCCATCCATACCAGCTCCCTTTTCCCCCAGAAAAAGCAATAGTAATGGCAGTGACCTGAGCCCCCTGGAGTGAGATGCAGGTTGCCACTTCCCTATACGGGCAGAGGCCAGGGCAGAGCTGGGTATACAATCAAGCGGGAAAAGGCCCGCTTGGGCCCACCTCTTGCAAAGCTCTTCTAAAGGCAGGACCCCTCCTGGCTTTCCTATTTCTCTACCTTAACACTTTCTGTTGCGGGCAAGGGCGAGGGGACAAGGCACAGGCTACGACATGGCCAGAAAGACCCCACCTTCTTTACACAGGTAGCAAACAATCAGACCGAGATGTGGTCAAAGGTGACTCTTCCCCCCAGTTTCCCTTCTTAAACTATTAATTTTTCAATCCTTGGAGCAGCTGAGAACCAGGTATGtgtctcccctgcccccacctcccatCAAAACCTGTGAGACACACAAGGAAATCCAAAGCCAcaataataaagacaaaaactaaagaaatccTCCTTGGCTTGTTTTTCCAGGGTGGCCGGGCAAGGTGTGAAAATCCGTCTCTCCCTCTGGGCTGGCAGGTGGAAGGTTCTGGAAAGGCGGAACTCCCTGGTCTCCCACCCGGCTGAAAGCCCAGGCTGTTGCCCCACTCTCTGCCTCGTCCAAGGCCAGCTCCTCCTCCGCCTCTCTGCAGCCAGGCCTCCCCAGCGGTCCCGGGCCAAGGCGGCAGGGAAGGCGCCGCTACCTGCAGCCGCAGGACTCCACCACCATGTCCTCGTACTGCTTGTAGACCACGTTATTGCCCGCGTCGATGTACAGGATGCTGATGGGAGTCAGTTTGGTGGGCACGCAGCAGCTGGGCGGGGTAGAGCCGGGGTCCATGGAGTTCATCAGCGTCTGGATGATGGCGTGGTTGGTGGGCTCCAGGTGCGAGCGCAACGGGAAGTCGCACACGCCTTCGCAGTGGTAGGCCTCGTACTCCAGGGGCGCGATAATCCAGTCGTCCCAGCCCAGCTCCTTGAAGTTCACGTGCAGGGGCTTCTTGCTGCAGCGCAGCCTCGACTTCTTGCCGTGCCGCTTGCCGTGGCGGCTGGCGAAGGCTGTGCGCCGCCGCCGGCGGCCGGGCGGGGGCAGCCAAGACCCGGCGTCCGGGGTGCCCGACGGCGGCGGCCACGACCCCTCGGCGCCCGCGCCCGGGCCCGCAACCTCGGCCGAGCCCAGCTGCTCGCGCATCTCGGCGAACAGGTTCTTGCGCTGGGATCGGGTGAACACCACGAGCAGGGCGCGCTCCTGGGGGGTCCGCACCCTCCGGCCGAAGCCCAGACTCCGCAGGTCCGGGGGCGGTGGCTGCTGGAGCCCCGGCGCGCGCGCCTCGGCCTCGCCGGCTCCCGGCTCGCCCCACGCGACCCGCAGCTCCAAGCACAGCTGCTCCCAGGGTTGGTGGCGCAGGCCCTGCCACACGTCGAAGACTTCCCAGCCGGCCCGGGGCGCCCCCTGCGGGTCCAGGGTCCGCGCGTCCAGCAGCAGGGGCGACAGGCAGGGGAAGAGCTGCACTTGGAGCGGCCCGGCCGGCGGCCCCCAGGGCGCTGCGGGCGCCTGG from Eschrichtius robustus isolate mEscRob2 chromosome 17, mEscRob2.pri, whole genome shotgun sequence includes:
- the GDF6 gene encoding growth/differentiation factor 6, with protein sequence MDTPRVLLSAVFLISFLWDLPGFQQASISSSSSSAQLGSAKGMRSRKEGKMPRASRESATARAPLERQEPQPRPQEEPRRRPPQQPEAQEPPGRGPRVVPHEYMLSIYRTYSIAEKLGINASFFQSSKSANTITSFVDRGLDDLSHTPLRRQKYLFDVSTLSDKEELVGAELRLFRQAPAAPWGPPAGPLQVQLFPCLSPLLLDARTLDPQGAPRAGWEVFDVWQGLRHQPWEQLCLELRVAWGEPGAGEAEARAPGLQQPPPPDLRSLGFGRRVRTPQERALLVVFTRSQRKNLFAEMREQLGSAEVAGPGAGAEGSWPPPSGTPDAGSWLPPPGRRRRRTAFASRHGKRHGKKSRLRCSKKPLHVNFKELGWDDWIIAPLEYEAYHCEGVCDFPLRSHLEPTNHAIIQTLMNSMDPGSTPPSCCVPTKLTPISILYIDAGNNVVYKQYEDMVVESCGCR